The sequence TTGGGAATTTACACTTGCGAGGGCATCAATTGCGTTACCGGTATTTATAATTATAGCAGATATAATGGCAAGATATGCTAGGGCGAAAGGGTTACAATTAAACAATTTCAACCATAAAGAGACAAAAAGCCAGCAATAAAAATTCTCTGAAACCGGGCTACAATGTGAAATTTTTGAAAAATTCATGTTATCAGTCTCTTTGACTTATTTACCTTTTAAGTAATTCGCAATTCGACTTATGATTTTACTTTAGCGGCAACGGGTTTGTTAATTAATAAAGTTTTGATTTAAAGAAGGAGCGGGAAATGCCGGGTTTAAATACGATTTTTGTGATATTAGCTGCGCTGTGCTGGGGACTGTCAGGGGGGATTGGCGGTGTTCTAATGGCAGACGGCTGGGATCCTTTTGTGGTGTCCTTTTACAGGGGCGCCATCGGTCTGTTGTTTGTTGTCGGCTGGCTGGTGCTGCGTCCTCAGAAGAGCGGCCTGACAAACCGCCGTTTGTGGTTTTGGTCGGCTGTTGCCGGGCTCGGTGTGGCCGGTAACTTTTCTTTCTATTTCGTAAGCATCTCTGAGGGCAGTGTTGCAGTTGCAGCCACTCTTATGTACTGTGCTCCGGTTTTTGTTTATCTCATATCTTTTCTTCTTAAGATTGAGCGTCCTACTTTGATTAAATGGGCTGCAATTATTATGGTAATGATTGGAGTTGTGCTGCTTACCCGTATTTACCAGACCGGGACGGGAGGTGTAACGTTTATCGGTGCCGGGGCCGGGCTGCTTTCCGGACTGTCTTATGCTGTATTCATTTTCGGATTCAAATATGCGGCGCCTCACGGCAGCCCGCAGGCAATTCTCGTAATCGCGTTCACTGTTCTCGCCGCTGTGCTTATCTTGCCCAGTGATAACGAACAGGTTCTTGCAGTACTGAGTACGCCGAATTGGCCGC comes from Flexistipes sp. and encodes:
- a CDS encoding DMT family transporter, which encodes MPGLNTIFVILAALCWGLSGGIGGVLMADGWDPFVVSFYRGAIGLLFVVGWLVLRPQKSGLTNRRLWFWSAVAGLGVAGNFSFYFVSISEGSVAVAATLMYCAPVFVYLISFLLKIERPTLIKWAAIIMVMIGVVLLTRIYQTGTGGVTFIGAGAGLLSGLSYAVFIFGFKYAAPHGSPQAILVIAFTVLAAVLILPSDNEQVLAVLSTPNWPLFVTLGVLGAGLSFILYIIGLNHTAPAVASIVAMVEPVTASLFGVVVLDESLVGVQVVGMGLILVTVTALSVHGAQSKSYDLPVAE